From a single Sinorhizobium sp. RAC02 genomic region:
- a CDS encoding HD domain-containing protein, producing the protein MSFTCLAAAFQPLGGLAERLLPQAFAADDGSHDAAHLIRVWKNARRIQAEEGGDLRLLAASVLLHDCVAVEKNSPHRAEASRLAAEKASGLLAAEGWNDADVAAVAHAILTHSFSANIAPETLEAKTVQDADRLDAIGMVGAARCFYIAGRMGSGLYDPMDPLAENRPLDDKAFAIDHFEVKLFKLADGFQTATGARMAGERTQRLRVIRDMLLDEI; encoded by the coding sequence ATGTCCTTCACCTGCCTCGCCGCCGCCTTTCAGCCTCTCGGGGGCCTTGCCGAACGTCTGTTGCCGCAGGCCTTTGCCGCCGATGACGGCTCGCACGATGCCGCCCATCTCATCCGCGTGTGGAAGAACGCCCGCCGCATCCAGGCTGAAGAGGGTGGCGACTTGCGTCTGCTCGCCGCATCCGTCCTGCTGCATGACTGCGTGGCGGTCGAAAAGAATTCGCCGCACCGGGCCGAGGCCTCGCGCCTCGCCGCCGAAAAGGCGTCCGGCCTGCTGGCCGCCGAAGGCTGGAACGACGCGGACGTGGCAGCCGTCGCCCACGCCATCCTCACGCACAGTTTTTCCGCCAACATCGCGCCGGAAACGCTGGAGGCGAAGACCGTGCAGGATGCCGATCGGCTCGATGCCATCGGCATGGTGGGTGCTGCGCGCTGCTTCTACATTGCCGGACGCATGGGCAGCGGTCTGTACGATCCCATGGACCCGCTTGCCGAAAACCGCCCGCTCGACGACAAGGCCTTCGCCATCGACCATTTCGAAGTGAAGCTGTTCAAGCTGGCGGATGGCTTCCAGACGGCGACGGGCGCGCGCATGGCCGGGGAGCGCACTCAGCGCCTGCGGGTGATCCGCGACATGCTGCTGGATGAAATCTGA
- a CDS encoding DUF2339 domain-containing protein, translating into MLEILSLVAIGLALYTLNASRNSAQKIGEEVMRLKREVEALKAGDVAVLAEAAAAAATAAIEAAPDETSEAAREEVTEAPAQTEFTSPWSGARDEVEKGRSIFGGTTPATPTDAVVANETAEGVVVPAAAAVAAKPKESFESRIGARWAVWVGGIALALGGIFMVKYSIEAGLLSPAVRLSLAAIFGLVLMAIGEFVRRRTQPLIANAFQNAMIPGVLTAAGAITLFAVTYVSYEFYGYVGPVAAFVLLAAVSFATIGLSLLHGQALAGLGLLASMLTPALVSTEEPSAWSLFGFLSVAWLATFAASRIRHWQVVPALANAGMALWAVLYLSAADKVEVLPVLVALLVLAVGHGLLWPGNIAEEDMPVPAGAASAGPLDRLFTPPAVAVSLTGALALVFPALLLASAVPALPRADYGFAIVVMALAVLGALRFWAIYPAILSAVGAVAGVVAMANLPGGVLIDGFGGLALPALDGVIPAPPMAEGTMPVAALGSVPVNLLLVLAVAYSAVALAGVRLRMAGSSAFAALWSLLAPAVPFAILAISFLNFGNLSFDLKHGLLATLLGLVFFAAAEVFSRERGEEDGLFIPQWALAAGGFAFLVLALHALTDGLATTLGLMVLGAAAVFATRMRGWPVLPWLLAGAAAVVAGRIAWEPTIVGAANLSKTPVFNQLLAGYGIPAVLLAISAFELRRWPGERIRNLIQALASLFVLLTAAILVRHGMNGGMLDSSVPTLGEQATYTLLVIGASAIMMSLDLKSPSPVFRYGSMVVGGLSVLSVLSAHFIGLNPYFTGELLGKWPVLDLLLIGYLLPGVAYGGLAWYARNRRPLPYVIMLALTGVALVFAWVTLCVRRYWHGEGIADWKGFLQPETYTYSVVWLLLGVLLLVVGSKVDSKSIRLASAGLVLIAVIKVFLIDMANLEGILRALSFIGLGAVLIGIGLFYQKILSGKSGTGEKAELNAEA; encoded by the coding sequence ATGCTGGAAATCCTCTCCCTGGTCGCCATCGGCCTGGCCCTCTACACCCTCAATGCATCGCGCAACAGCGCGCAGAAGATCGGCGAAGAGGTGATGCGCCTGAAGCGCGAGGTCGAGGCGTTGAAGGCGGGTGACGTTGCTGTTCTGGCCGAGGCAGCCGCAGCGGCGGCGACGGCGGCAATCGAGGCGGCGCCTGACGAGACGTCGGAGGCAGCGCGGGAAGAGGTGACCGAAGCGCCGGCGCAAACCGAGTTTACGAGCCCCTGGAGCGGCGCGCGGGACGAAGTGGAAAAAGGCCGGTCGATCTTCGGCGGCACGACGCCGGCGACGCCGACGGATGCCGTTGTGGCAAACGAGACGGCTGAAGGCGTCGTTGTTCCTGCTGCTGCTGCCGTCGCAGCTAAGCCGAAGGAAAGCTTCGAAAGCCGCATCGGCGCGCGCTGGGCTGTCTGGGTGGGCGGCATCGCGCTGGCGCTCGGCGGTATCTTCATGGTCAAGTATTCCATCGAAGCCGGCCTGCTCAGCCCAGCCGTCCGGCTGTCGCTTGCGGCGATCTTCGGCCTCGTGTTGATGGCGATCGGCGAGTTCGTGCGCCGCCGCACCCAGCCGCTCATCGCCAATGCCTTCCAGAACGCCATGATCCCCGGTGTGCTGACGGCCGCCGGTGCCATCACGCTCTTTGCCGTCACCTACGTCTCCTACGAATTCTATGGCTATGTCGGCCCGGTGGCGGCGTTCGTCCTTCTGGCCGCCGTTTCTTTCGCGACCATCGGTCTGTCGCTGCTGCACGGGCAGGCGCTTGCCGGCCTCGGCCTGCTTGCCTCCATGCTGACGCCCGCGCTCGTCTCCACCGAAGAGCCGAGCGCCTGGAGCCTGTTCGGTTTCCTGAGCGTCGCCTGGCTTGCCACCTTTGCCGCCTCCCGCATCCGCCATTGGCAGGTCGTGCCGGCGCTCGCCAATGCCGGCATGGCGCTCTGGGCCGTGCTCTACCTGTCCGCGGCGGACAAGGTCGAGGTCCTGCCGGTGCTGGTCGCGCTGCTGGTGCTGGCCGTTGGCCATGGCCTGCTCTGGCCGGGCAACATCGCGGAGGAAGACATGCCGGTGCCGGCCGGTGCCGCCTCTGCCGGTCCGCTGGACCGCCTGTTTACCCCGCCCGCCGTCGCCGTGTCGCTGACCGGTGCGCTTGCCCTGGTCTTCCCGGCACTGCTGCTGGCAAGTGCCGTGCCGGCACTTCCGCGCGCAGATTACGGTTTCGCCATCGTCGTGATGGCGCTGGCGGTGCTCGGCGCCCTGCGCTTCTGGGCGATCTATCCGGCAATCCTTTCCGCGGTCGGTGCCGTCGCCGGCGTGGTGGCGATGGCAAACCTGCCGGGTGGCGTGCTGATCGACGGTTTCGGCGGTCTCGCGCTGCCGGCGCTGGACGGCGTCATTCCCGCGCCACCGATGGCGGAAGGCACTATGCCCGTGGCGGCTCTCGGTTCGGTGCCGGTCAACCTGCTGCTGGTTCTCGCGGTCGCCTATTCCGCCGTCGCTCTTGCGGGGGTACGGCTGCGCATGGCCGGCTCAAGCGCTTTCGCGGCGCTCTGGAGCCTGCTGGCCCCCGCCGTGCCCTTCGCGATCCTCGCCATCAGCTTCCTCAATTTCGGCAATCTCTCCTTCGACCTGAAGCATGGCCTGCTGGCCACTTTGCTTGGCCTCGTCTTCTTCGCCGCAGCGGAGGTCTTTTCGCGCGAACGAGGGGAGGAGGATGGTCTTTTCATTCCGCAATGGGCGCTGGCCGCCGGCGGCTTCGCCTTCCTCGTCCTGGCGCTGCATGCGCTGACGGATGGCCTCGCTACGACACTCGGCCTCATGGTGCTCGGCGCGGCCGCCGTCTTCGCAACGCGTATGCGTGGCTGGCCGGTGCTGCCCTGGCTGTTGGCGGGTGCAGCGGCCGTCGTTGCCGGCCGCATCGCTTGGGAACCAACCATCGTCGGTGCGGCGAACCTGTCGAAGACGCCGGTCTTCAACCAGCTTCTCGCCGGCTACGGCATTCCTGCAGTGCTTCTCGCAATCTCTGCCTTCGAGCTTCGTCGCTGGCCGGGCGAGCGTATCCGCAACCTCATCCAGGCACTCGCCAGCCTCTTCGTGCTGCTGACCGCGGCGATCCTCGTGCGCCATGGCATGAATGGCGGCATGCTCGACAGTTCCGTGCCGACGCTCGGCGAACAGGCGACCTATACATTGCTCGTCATCGGCGCCTCGGCGATCATGATGTCGCTCGATCTGAAGTCGCCGAGCCCCGTTTTCCGCTATGGCTCGATGGTGGTCGGCGGGCTGTCGGTCCTGTCGGTGCTGAGCGCCCATTTCATCGGCCTCAATCCGTATTTCACCGGCGAACTGCTCGGCAAATGGCCGGTCCTCGATCTCCTGCTGATCGGCTACCTGCTGCCCGGCGTGGCCTATGGCGGCCTTGCCTGGTATGCGCGCAATCGTCGTCCGCTGCCCTATGTCATCATGCTGGCGCTGACCGGCGTTGCGCTCGTCTTCGCCTGGGTCACGCTCTGCGTTCGGCGCTACTGGCACGGCGAGGGCATTGCCGACTGGAAGGGGTTCCTCCAGCCGGAGACCTACACCTATTCCGTCGTCTGGCTGCTGCTCGGCGTGCTGCTTTTGGTGGTCGGGTCCAAGGTCGATTCCAAGAGCATCCGCCTGGCGTCGGCCGGCCTCGTGCTGATCGCCGTGATCAAGGTCTTCCTCATCGACATGGCGAACCTCGAAGGCATCCTGCGGGCCCTGTCGTTCATCGGCCTTGGCGCGGTGCTGATCGGCATCGGCCTGTTCTATCAAAAGATCCTCTCCGGAAAGTCCGGGACGGGCGAAAAGGCGGAATTGAACGCAGAGGCGTGA
- a CDS encoding PaaI family thioesterase, with protein sequence MTVEIYPGLTVGGIGTLPFDVVKRDGGLKVLQAMLAGDLPAPPMARTLAFSMTEVEDGRVVFAGMPSVDHLNPLGTVHGGWTATVMDSALGCAVFSVIKPGEAYTTIEFKLNLVRPVLPGMGEVFCEGKIVHRGRTIATSEAWLRDGNGKLLAHGTETCAIFPIENLTR encoded by the coding sequence ATGACGGTCGAAATCTATCCCGGCCTGACGGTCGGCGGCATCGGCACGCTGCCGTTTGACGTGGTGAAGCGTGACGGCGGGCTCAAGGTGTTGCAGGCGATGCTTGCCGGCGATCTGCCGGCGCCGCCGATGGCCAGGACACTCGCCTTCAGCATGACCGAGGTGGAAGATGGCCGCGTCGTCTTTGCCGGCATGCCATCGGTCGATCACCTCAACCCGCTCGGCACGGTGCATGGCGGCTGGACGGCGACGGTGATGGATTCGGCGCTTGGCTGCGCCGTCTTTTCCGTCATCAAGCCGGGCGAAGCCTACACGACCATCGAATTCAAGCTGAACCTCGTGCGCCCCGTGTTGCCCGGCATGGGCGAAGTGTTCTGCGAGGGAAAAATCGTCCACCGCGGCCGCACCATCGCGACCTCCGAGGCGTGGCTGCGCGACGGCAACGGCAAGCTGCTCGCCCATGGCACGGAAACCTGCGCCATCTTCCCGATCGAAAATCTCACACGCTGA
- the recO gene encoding DNA repair protein RecO: MQWSDEAIVLGVRRHGETSVIVEVMTRDRGRHLGMVRGGRSRTMQPVLQPGNSVDVTWRARLDEHLGEFRIEPLELRAGRLMETATAVYGVQAMAALLRFLPERDPHPHLYNTLAVILDHLHEPADAGELFVRFELAVLNDLGFGLGLLECAATGTRENLCYVSPKSGRAVSREAGAPWADKMLALPAFLGDESRHAADAAALADGFRLTAFFLNRHVCEPRGLELASARDGFVQAALKALNMPGHDQPKEASA, encoded by the coding sequence ATGCAGTGGAGTGATGAAGCCATCGTTCTGGGCGTGCGGCGCCATGGTGAGACATCGGTGATCGTCGAGGTGATGACGCGCGACCGTGGCCGCCATCTCGGCATGGTGCGGGGCGGCCGCTCGCGAACCATGCAGCCGGTACTACAGCCGGGCAATTCCGTGGACGTCACCTGGCGGGCGCGGCTCGATGAACATCTCGGCGAATTCCGCATCGAACCTTTGGAACTGCGCGCCGGCCGGCTGATGGAAACGGCAACTGCCGTCTACGGCGTGCAGGCCATGGCGGCACTTCTGCGCTTCCTGCCCGAGCGTGATCCGCATCCCCATCTCTACAATACGCTGGCCGTCATCCTCGATCATCTGCACGAGCCGGCCGATGCCGGCGAACTCTTCGTGCGCTTCGAACTTGCCGTGCTGAACGACCTCGGCTTCGGCCTCGGCCTGCTCGAATGCGCCGCCACCGGTACGCGCGAAAACCTCTGTTACGTTTCGCCGAAATCCGGCCGTGCCGTGTCGCGTGAGGCCGGCGCGCCCTGGGCCGACAAGATGCTGGCACTGCCTGCCTTCCTCGGTGACGAGAGCCGACACGCCGCCGATGCCGCCGCCCTCGCGGATGGCTTCCGGCTCACCGCCTTCTTCCTCAACCGGCATGTCTGCGAACCACGCGGGCTGGAGCTTGCCAGTGCCCGCGACGGCTTCGTACAGGCGGCGCTGAAGGCGCTGAACATGCCAGGACACGATCAACCGAAAGAGGCGAGCGCATGA
- a CDS encoding L,D-transpeptidase, which translates to MCVSRIRACAALRSLALLALAATLASCVTTAKPVKKKGPDPMHVAMYGPHPEERFPLPAMDISRVDPQYFRQLVAYQTVEPVGTIVIDTQDRFLYLVQDGGMAMRYGIGVGKAGLEFEGGARIGRKAEWPRWTPTQNMIAREPERNLKWAAGMEPGLTNPLGPRALYLHKDGKDTLFRIHGTSEPWSIGKAVSSGCIRLFNQDIIDLYGRVPTGSRVVVLQHQTPAHEPVPMAAADGLVPPAAI; encoded by the coding sequence ATGTGTGTGTCCCGCATCCGCGCTTGCGCGGCTCTCCGTTCCCTCGCTCTCCTTGCGCTTGCCGCCACGCTTGCAAGCTGCGTCACCACCGCCAAACCAGTGAAGAAGAAGGGGCCGGACCCGATGCATGTCGCGATGTACGGGCCGCATCCGGAGGAGCGTTTCCCGCTGCCGGCAATGGATATCAGCCGGGTGGATCCGCAATATTTCCGCCAGCTGGTGGCCTACCAGACGGTGGAACCGGTCGGCACAATCGTCATCGATACGCAGGATCGTTTCCTCTACCTCGTGCAGGATGGCGGCATGGCAATGCGCTACGGCATCGGCGTCGGAAAGGCGGGGCTGGAATTCGAGGGTGGCGCGCGCATCGGCCGCAAGGCGGAATGGCCGCGCTGGACGCCGACGCAGAACATGATCGCGCGCGAGCCGGAGCGGAACCTGAAATGGGCGGCCGGCATGGAGCCGGGACTGACCAACCCGCTCGGGCCGCGTGCGCTCTACCTGCACAAGGACGGCAAGGACACGCTCTTCCGCATCCACGGCACATCCGAGCCATGGTCGATCGGCAAGGCGGTATCGAGCGGCTGCATCCGGCTGTTCAACCAGGATATCATTGACCTCTACGGTCGTGTGCCGACCGGAAGCCGCGTCGTGGTGCTCCAGCATCAGACGCCGGCGCATGAGCCCGTGCCGATGGCCGCCGCCGACGGCCTGGTGCCGCCGGCAGCAATTTAA
- a CDS encoding glyoxalase/bleomycin resistance/dioxygenase family protein, which translates to MTTEIKGGINIAMKVPSHQYEATIAFYRDVVGLKPFAEKAPATGFELGPNRLWIDEAPNYSKAEVWLELFTPDHAVALGHLEQNGAVRCDAVEDLGEGFRGGWIMNPANIVHMVREPDAW; encoded by the coding sequence ATGACAACGGAAATCAAAGGCGGCATCAATATCGCCATGAAGGTGCCGTCACACCAGTACGAGGCGACGATCGCCTTCTATCGCGACGTCGTCGGCCTGAAACCGTTCGCCGAGAAGGCACCGGCCACGGGTTTCGAACTGGGGCCGAACCGGCTGTGGATCGACGAAGCGCCGAACTACAGCAAGGCGGAAGTCTGGCTCGAGCTCTTCACGCCGGATCACGCGGTGGCGCTTGGCCATCTCGAGCAAAACGGCGCCGTGCGTTGCGATGCCGTCGAGGATCTCGGCGAAGGTTTTCGCGGCGGCTGGATCATGAATCCGGCCAACATCGTGCACATGGTGCGCGAGCCAGACGCCTGGTAA
- a CDS encoding SRPBCC domain-containing protein, with protein MTLEFRVNGRIGKPVAEVFDAVVNPQKLSGYFTTIGGASGPLVEGTTVTWWNMAPVIVDKVEENALIAFRWDAMIEEGEEPYKTRVEMRFKELDDGGTMVTIAEAGWRENERGQKSSYMNCEGWSQMLACMKAYVEYGINLRDGYYPSELKGVVAAEQQDFT; from the coding sequence ATGACGCTGGAATTTCGTGTGAACGGGCGGATCGGCAAACCGGTCGCCGAGGTTTTCGACGCGGTGGTCAATCCGCAAAAGCTGAGCGGCTACTTCACCACGATCGGCGGTGCGAGCGGTCCGCTCGTCGAAGGCACCACAGTCACCTGGTGGAACATGGCGCCTGTCATCGTGGACAAGGTCGAGGAGAACGCGCTCATCGCCTTTCGATGGGACGCCATGATCGAGGAGGGCGAGGAGCCCTACAAGACGCGCGTCGAGATGCGCTTCAAGGAGCTCGATGACGGCGGCACGATGGTGACCATCGCCGAAGCAGGCTGGCGCGAAAACGAACGCGGCCAGAAATCCTCGTACATGAACTGCGAGGGCTGGTCGCAGATGCTCGCCTGCATGAAGGCCTATGTCGAATACGGCATCAACCTGCGCGACGGCTATTACCCGAGCGAACTCAAGGGCGTTGTCGCCGCAGAGCAGCAGGATTTCACCTAG
- a CDS encoding metalloregulator ArsR/SmtB family transcription factor — protein MSSESKEDAIFKALANGKRRQMLDAIKHAPLTTGALCEKFPEMDRCTVMLHLKVLEDAELVIPRREGRERWNHLNALPIQAIHDRWISQYAGHAMNVLSALKGDLEA, from the coding sequence ATGTCAAGCGAATCGAAAGAAGACGCCATCTTCAAGGCGCTCGCCAATGGGAAGCGGCGGCAAATGCTGGACGCGATCAAGCACGCGCCGCTGACGACGGGCGCACTGTGCGAAAAGTTTCCGGAGATGGACCGCTGCACGGTCATGCTGCACCTGAAGGTGCTGGAAGACGCCGAATTGGTCATCCCGCGCCGCGAGGGCCGCGAGCGCTGGAACCACCTCAATGCCCTGCCGATCCAGGCGATCCATGACCGCTGGATCAGCCAGTATGCCGGCCATGCGATGAATGTGCTGTCGGCGCTGAAGGGCGACCTGGAGGCGTGA
- the bla gene encoding BKC/GPC family carbapenem-hydrolyzing class A beta-lactamase has translation MTMTISRRQAIAGALLAVPAVSAFAGGTAAAAGGALEKRLAELEARHDGRLGVAILNLATGARLGHRTDERFLMCSTFKALLAGHILARVDREEEALDRRIVVKKSDLVDWAPVVEKRVGGDGISIAELCEATITLSDNAAANLLLAASGGPKAVTEFLRGFGDDITRLDRTEPALNYHETPDDERDTTTPVAMVETLRKLIFGDVLSPRSKAQLAAWLVMNKTGDTRLRAGFPADWMTGDKTGTNGDKAGNANDVAIGWSPNRGAIIVSAFVEMPGISGDERNAVIAEIGRIAAEV, from the coding sequence ATGACGATGACGATTTCACGCCGGCAGGCGATTGCCGGCGCCTTGCTTGCTGTTCCCGCGGTTTCCGCCTTTGCCGGCGGCACCGCTGCTGCGGCGGGTGGCGCCTTGGAAAAGCGGCTGGCGGAGCTGGAAGCGCGCCACGACGGCCGCCTTGGTGTTGCCATACTTAATCTCGCGACGGGCGCCCGGCTCGGCCACCGCACGGACGAGCGCTTCTTGATGTGCAGTACCTTCAAGGCGCTGCTCGCCGGGCACATCCTCGCTCGCGTGGACCGTGAGGAAGAAGCGCTCGACCGTCGTATCGTCGTCAAAAAATCTGACCTCGTGGACTGGGCGCCGGTGGTGGAAAAACGCGTCGGCGGCGATGGCATTTCGATTGCCGAACTCTGCGAGGCGACGATCACGCTCAGCGACAATGCCGCCGCCAACCTGCTGCTGGCAGCCTCCGGCGGTCCGAAGGCGGTCACGGAATTCCTGCGCGGCTTCGGAGACGATATCACGCGCCTTGACCGCACGGAGCCGGCGCTCAACTATCACGAAACGCCGGACGACGAACGTGACACGACCACCCCGGTCGCCATGGTCGAGACGCTGCGCAAGCTGATCTTCGGCGATGTGCTGTCGCCACGCTCGAAGGCGCAGCTCGCCGCCTGGCTCGTCATGAACAAGACAGGCGATACACGGCTGCGTGCCGGCTTCCCCGCCGACTGGATGACCGGCGACAAGACCGGCACCAACGGTGACAAGGCCGGCAACGCCAATGACGTCGCCATCGGCTGGTCGCCGAACCGCGGTGCGATCATCGTCAGCGCCTTCGTGGAAATGCCCGGTATTTCCGGCGACGAGCGCAATGCCGTCATCGCCGAGATCGGTCGCATCGCCGCCGAAGTCTGA